One window from the genome of Leptolyngbya ohadii IS1 encodes:
- a CDS encoding TniQ family protein, with the protein MPVSESRRQGWVIQVVPGVGESFGHYLSRFRRENYLSHKTLGEVLGVPTKVVSDWEAPSRRRIPDGAELKRLSQLIGISCDQLREMMPREPLHLQTRLCPACYGENPVHQAGWQQQGVEECDRHQIRLLSACPRCGTGFRTPSLWWNEQCEKCQTALSEMTLNLPVHLHQPGSDAECR; encoded by the coding sequence ATGCCAGTGAGCGAAAGCAGGAGACAGGGCTGGGTGATTCAGGTCGTTCCTGGAGTGGGCGAGAGCTTTGGGCATTATCTGAGCCGCTTTCGGCGGGAGAACTACCTGAGTCACAAAACCTTGGGTGAAGTCTTAGGCGTGCCCACAAAAGTAGTAAGTGACTGGGAAGCGCCATCCCGTCGTCGAATTCCGGATGGAGCAGAACTCAAACGGCTGTCGCAACTGATTGGGATTTCCTGCGATCAATTGCGCGAGATGATGCCAAGAGAACCTTTGCATCTGCAAACTCGGCTATGCCCTGCCTGTTATGGAGAGAATCCAGTGCATCAGGCAGGCTGGCAACAGCAGGGGGTGGAGGAGTGCGATCGTCACCAAATCCGGTTACTCTCAGCCTGTCCCAGATGCGGAACAGGCTTTCGGACCCCTTCTTTGTGGTGGAATGAACAGTGTGAGAAATGCCAGACAGCCTTGAGTGAGATGACCCTGAATCTACCTGTTCACCTTCATCAGCCAGGAAGCGATGCCGAATGCCGCTAG